The SAR324 cluster bacterium genomic sequence CATTCATTTTTGTCACTTCCCACGCAGAAGTGCAGCGGCGCACGTCATCTCCTACCTCCGCCAGCATTGCCGTAAACTCTTCGTAAGAACAATCAAACTTTGTCACGATACAAATATTCATGGAATTCTCCTGATCAGAGGATTGGGGATTCAATCGATTTGAATCCCGTTGAAGCAGTCGAGATCATTTCAGAGGAGTCGCCCCTGTTTCTAGTCGAGTGACTTGGCCATCCCTGATCGTATGAACACCCATTAAAGCCTCCTTGCTTCCGTCTGGATACTCGTTGAATTCGTGAGCAACCCCAATCTCATCATTTTCGTAAATCACCCTGAAGTCCTTGGTGATAACAGTTGGTGCACCGGGTTTGAACCAATCCCAACCAAGCATTTCAGCTTTGGTGACTTCCGTTCCACTTTGATGACGTACAA encodes the following:
- a CDS encoding nuclear transport factor 2 family protein, with amino-acid sequence MGLMKKLHDAFNAKDLETLDKLMADDFVFVRHQSGTEVTKAEMLGWDWFKPGAPTVITKDFRVIYENDEIGVAHEFNEYPDGSKEALMGVHTIRDGQVTRLETGATPLK